AATGAAATATTCATTAGTTCAACTAGTGAGTTACCCACTATTAGGGTCAAGAAAAACCTCAGGGTGATCAAACCTAAGATCATCTTGGAATATTACGATGCCTTGTACACCATAATATGACCTGCCCCTTACACTTCATATTTTATCTCTTATCAAATTGTCTCTTCACTTCATACAGAGAACACAAAGAAATTCTTTagaacagagaaagaaatgACCCAGTTCTCTTTTTCAAATTACTGCCCACACTTTGAATGTAAAAGGGTTTCTGAACCATTGACTCAATTAATCTGTTCACTTTCTTAACAACTCTACCTGCTCGTGTCTTAACACCCTGAATGTCAGGAACCGAAACTTGGGTGTCAGTATGAATGTCAGCATGAGTGTCAGCCTGAACTGTGTATGTATCTGAGTAACAATCTAAATTAACATCAAGAGATGTTGGGCTGGTTTCAACTTTACTCTTAAGAAGATTTCGGCTACTGATCTCTTGAGTCTGCAACTGATCATTAGGCTCTTTTTCATTGGAATTGAGATGGTCTGTTTCCAAAGGCTCCTCAAAAGCAGAGTCTTGAACTACAAAACTTTCAGACTCTTGACCTACAGGGCTTCCGGTGTTCTCATTTACCCATCTCGTGGTCCTTTCCTCCACGTCCATCGGATCAAAGTCTTCCACACAAAACTCACTCTTGTTGCTGTGTGTCTCGCACTCTGACTCCCCAACAGGAGATAAAATGCTTCCCTTTCCATCAGGTGACTCAGCAGGTAAGAAACTAATATCCAACAGCAGGTTCCTGTGCACTATCCTCACACTTCCTTTTTCATCCTTCAGCTTGTATGTGTGCGTCTGCAGGTTTCTGTCTACCACAGTGTACACCACAGGGTCCCACTTATCAGCTAGTTTCCTCTTTCCTCTTTCTCCTTTATTCGCCACCAGCACACGGTCCCCAATATTTAGAAATGTACCTATGACTTTCTTATTGTAACCTTTTGTCTGTTTCTGTTGCTCTTTTTCAGAATGTCGCTGCGCGATCTCAGCTGCTTCGTGGAGGTATGACAACAACGACTTCAGGTAAGTACCATGATCAACAACTACAGGGTCATGTAGTACTTGTCTGAACATCACATCCACTGGTAATCTCGGTACACGGCCAAACATAAGCTGAAAGGGAGCGTACCCAGTCGTTTCATGAACCGTAGCATTGTAGGCGAAGGTCAGTGTTTGTATTTGCTCTGGCCATTTGTGCTTTCCTTTCAAAGGCAGGGTACGGAGCATGCTCCCCAAAGTTCGATTAAATCGTTCTACTCCTCCGTTTCCCATGGGGTGGTAAGCGGTGGTGTGAGATTTAGCGACCCCTGATAGCTTCAACAACTCCGCTAGAAGAGCACTTTCGAAGTTGGCTCCCTGGTCAGTGTGGATACGACTTGGGAATCCGTACACACAGAAAACACGGTCCCACAACTTCCTCGCGACTTGTTTTGCAGACTGATTCGGACAAGGAAAGGCATGAGCTAACTTGGTGAAATGGTCTGTCACAACGAGCACATCAACTGAGCGTTTCTTCCCATCCTCCGCAGTCCAGAAATCCAGACAGACCAGCTCCATAGGCATAGAGGTCTTAATACTTGCAAGTGGGGCTCGTGCAGATGGTTCAGGAGCTTTGGCCAGGATGCATCTTTGACAGCACTTGATGTATTCACAAACCTCTTTCCCCATTCCCGGCCAGAAGAAACGTTGGCGGGCTAGATGGATAGTTCTCGCTTGCCCTTGATGACCCGCTAATTCATGCACACCCTTCAAAGCTTGACCCTTGAGACTAGAGGGTAAGACCAGCTGATACCGCTTTTGTTTACTGTGCGGATCTTGTGTGACTCGATAGAGGATTCCATCCTTAATCCTTAGTTTGTCCCATTGTCTGAAGAGAGCTATTGCTTTGGAACTCATGTTGGCCTTTTCTCGTCTCGATGGTTGACGTTTTAAGTTCAAAAAGAATGTCAATTTTGAAATGACAGAATCGGCCTCCTGCAATTCACGAATCTCCTCTGCAGGGATTGCTGGAAGGGTATCAACACCAGCTGGGAATAGATCTTGATAAGACTGAATTAGTTGCACAGCTCTTGCTTTTGATGTCTCTTCCCATTGATCATGTAAACTTAAACAAGCTTTGACAGTGGAGCTGTCAGAAGGGAAGGTAAGACAGGACTGGGGGCAGGTCTGTAAGTTCTGAGCTCCTTGACGAAAAGCATCTTGAACTCCATTTCCATCAACCTCCTCAGCCTCCATTAGTAAATCACAATATGGCTCCTTCATCAGCCTGCTGCTCACAGTTTTAACAAAAGGGTCTCTACTTAAAGCATCAGCCACTACATTTTTTGTCCCTGCTATATGCTTCAGCTCAAAATTGTAAGCTGACAGTTTTGACACCCAACGTTGCTCACAAGCTCCAAGTTTTGCCTTGGACATAACGTATGTGAGCGGACTGTTGTCTGTCCAGACCGTGAACGTTTGACCTTTTAACCAATGGCTAAATTTCTCGCACACGCTCCATTTGAGTGCCAGAAACTCAAGCTTATGAACTGGATAGTTCCTCTGTGATTTACCCAGGGTCTTACTCGCGAATGCGATAGGACGGGCTCGCTCTTCCCCTGCTGGCACTTGGGATAATACAGCTCCCAACCCGTCCAAAGAAGCATCAATTGCAAGAATCAGAGGTCGAGTGAAGTCAGGGTGCGCTAAAACCACACTTTTAAGCAGGCTCTCCTTGAGGTTACATAATGCACGGTCACATTCTTCAGTCCAATCGGTAGGATTGAGTTTCCTGTAAGTTCCTGCTTTAATTTCTCCTTTGCTTCCTCTTTTTCTTTTCTGCCCAGCTGTGAGAGCAAAAAGTGGCTTTGCCAAAGTAGAGCATCCAGGAATGAAATGTTGGTAATACAAGATCATACCAAGGACGGATTTAATTTTCTTCACTGATGGAGTACATCTGTCATCTTCCATCAAATCAAATTTGGACAGCTTTGAGATGACTTCAACTTTAGCAGGATCTACTGAAACTCCATCTCTGTCTATGATGTGACCCAGGAACTTTACAGAAGCTCTAAGTAGGTGGCATTTCTTAGGACTCAGCTTTAgattgtattgcctcagacgaCTGAACACAACCTCCAACCTTTCTAATGCTTCCTGCTCATTTGGAGCAAACACCAACAGGTCATCAAGATAACATAACAGGCTGCTGAAGTTTAAGTCTCCAAAGATGCCTACCATCATCCGCATAAAGGAGGCGGGGCTATTGCAGAGGCCCTGCGGCATGCGATTATATTCGTGTAGCCCCACCGGGGTCGTGAATGCAGTAAATTTCTTGTCCTCTTCAGCCATGGGTATGTTATAAAATCCTGATGTCAGGTCCATAGTGCTGAAAAGTGTGTTTCCGCCCAGAGCAGCCAAGCAGTCAGACTGGTGTGGAAGTGGGTGTGCATCCTTTATCGTCCTCGCATTCAACCATCTGAAGTCTGTGCATAGCCGTATACTGCCATCCTTCTTCCACACTAGGACTAACGGTGAAGCATACTCGCTTACAGACTTCCTAATTATCCCTTGTTCTTCCATCTGGGATAAAACTTGCCGCAACTTTTGGTAGTGTGCTGGCGGCAACCTACGATAAGGTAGTCTGAAGGGGCGTTCATCCATTAGCCGAATGCGGTGAACAAAACCTTTTACCTCGCCACAGTCCAATGCGTGCTTGGAAAACACATCATTGTATCTCTCCAGCAACTGTATTACCTTCTCTTTTGACTCATGACTGACAGAGCAAGACTGGATGTCAAGATCAGCGAGACCAACGGTTTCCAATCTATGCTTGAAATCTGATGATGAATCAGATGAACATTGATTCTCCTCCGTAACCCCTTCAACTTGATTCAGCCCTTGGAAAAGTTCGAAGTCTTCCAAAGCAACACATGGGGACACATCTGCTAATTTGCGGTTTCTCTTTAAAGTGACTGGCTTGTCCGAGAAGTTGGTAACTTTTACAGGGACCCAGCGATCACCCCATAATGGAGTGACAACACGGCCGATCATGATGTCTCGTGATACTGACTTCGAAGTTGTTGGTTCCACTACGACGGTGCTTCCTGGGGACATTGGGACATTTTTTGGCAACTTCCCCCATACAAGATATTCCTGCTTTGCCAAGAGGGTAACACTCTGCTGTAACTTGACAGTTCCCACCTTGTCTGGCAGCTCTGATCCCTTCCACCGACTTGTGTTGGCCATAACATCCAAGAACTGCTCACATCCTGCCATCGATTCTACACTGTGATTAGAAACAAGTCTCCAGTAGTCACTGCTACCTTTCATGCGATGCGCAAGGAATTTGATGACATTAGTACCAATTATCAAATCATCACGCTGGCCGGGTACAACGAGAATGGGTACCAGACAGCTCTCTCCATAAACTTTCAACTCGACCTCATACATACACTTTGGTCTTGTAACCTTGCCGCCGCATCCTACTAAGATGACTTCCTCTCGAAGTGGTGTGGCTAATGGCAGTACATTCTCACTTAACATCCTCTTTTCTACTTTGTCACTAAAAGTGCATGCCATCGAACCTGTATCAAGCATTCCCTTCAACgaaaacacattatttacaCTGACTGGTGCATAGAACAAATCATCGAATGCCTCAACTGCCTGGACATTTTGTGCTATCACTTTGGTTCCAAGGGGAGATTGAGCACATGCATTCTCATAAATCTGGTAAGGATCATTCTTTTCTAGGGGTTCTTCATTTACACTCACGCATCCCCCTTCCAAACGTGAGCCATCTCGTTTAAATTTGGTGGACCCCGGAGTGGTGCTGGTCCAGGCCTGGACCTGACAGTTGTACATTCCCTCTTACTATGCCCAGGCTGAAGGCATGCAAAACACAAATGTTCTCTGCGACAGTGTGCTACAGTAGAGTGATCTTGGGATTTGCATACTTTGCAGAACTTGCTTTGAGGCTGATGGGATGGCATTTGGACATTTTGAGACAGTGCACGATCAAGAAGGTTGATTAAAGTCCTCATGCAATTGTCATCACTTTGTGTGGTATGTACAGGGCTGACTGTGGTACACTCACCTAACTTAATTGGAGAGCCGACATCTACTTCCTCATTTTCGTGAGAATTCTGAACATGTGAGGTGACATGTCTTGTAGCAGTGTGACGTTTAGGCTTGGTTGACATCCGTTCTTTTAACTCTGTCTGGTAACGATCAAGCTGCTCTTGGATCTCTTGTGCAGCCCATTTTTCTGGTGCTTTAAAGCGAAATACTGCAGCAAGAGTGGGATCAGGACAGTACTTTACAAACATCATGGCCGCTTCTTGACAAGGATCCTCCATTCGTCGACCAAGCCTCCTTAAAGCTTCCTCCGTAAGATCCACTGCTTTATTAAGCCTCACCCAGTATTCAACGGGATCTTCTCCTGCTAATGGAACAGTGCCGTAAAAGTCAGCCAAAGGCATGCAAGAATAAGTAACATCGCTAAAATGCTGTTTCAGGATGTCCATGATAGCTTTTGGATTCTCAACTGGGTTTAAAGCTGAATTGCAACGGAGAGTAACTTTGACGACGTCTTTTGCTCTACCCATCAGTCTGCTTAAGATCTCTTGGTGCTGCTCTGTTATGGGTATTCCCCTTTTTCTCAGATACATGTCCATTAGCTCCTCCCATTCATGCACACTAATCTTGTCTGATGCATCACCGCGGTACACTGGGGGCTCTTTTGCTTCACTCTGCATGACCAACCTCACTCCAGTCAAGTTAAGTGAAGGTATTTCTGAGAAAGTCTTGCTGGTACCTAACCCTTGTGTATATGCACCTCTATTCTCTTCTTTAACATAACTAGCCTCTTTATGAGATGCTAACAGGGTCTTCCCCACTTGTTGTGCAATGTGTGTTATCAAGCCTTGCCAGTTTGGATCTGTTATGTCTGGAACAGCTATGGGTACAGTGTCAGCTACATCGTGATCAACTACACGTGTGGAACATAATACAGGAGATGTTGTTTTCAATTTACTTTCCCTCACAATTGGGGTAACTGGGGTTTCACCAAAAAACTTCCCCCTCCCAAGACCTAGACCTGTCATTGTTTCAAATGCATCAAAATCATCTCCTTTTAAACTGAATGCCATGTtcaatttcacaaaaaaatacaattgaAGATAAATTTATAATCAGAATAAACACTTTTCAAAGAGATCAGAAAATATGAGAAAAATAGTTACTTAAATGGAGGAATGCAAAAATCTGTTAATAACACTAAATGTCCATTTGTGTTCTCCCAGTTCTTTACTAATGAAAACAGTGAACCTCAATGCAGCGTCCCTCGGCGACCCAACTGACGTAGATCTGGAAGCGAATCTTCAAATCCGGGTCACGGCACCAATGTAACCGGTCCTTTGTTGACCGCCGTTACGGTAATCTGCGTTGTGTGTAAAAGAAGCCCAGGACACGTTCACTTCTATTCACCAGAAAGGGATTTATTGACAGCCACGACCAGCATAAACTTCACACTGTGGATTAACATGAATAAAGTTTATATCTCTCTCGTGGGCATTCCATAAAGAGACATTCCTCTCCCCAGCATAACCAATGCAAACTCATGTAACGTTATGTgacagttaaaacaaaataacattaacattaaaacatAGTATTAACACAATACAAGattataaaatgacataaaagcCAATAAAGAGAGAAATACCTGTGGATTAACATGAATAAAGTTTATATCTCTCTCGTGGGCATTCCATAAAGAGACATTCCTGTATGATAAAACATGTTAGCTAATTAATGACTCAAAACCAAGCGATAAACATATCATACGGCCCACACGATATAACTTCACATTTCCAATCCACTCACAGATAAAACACACAACAGAACACTGCATATAGTCTCAGTAACGTGTAGAACAAAATACTTAGCTGATTTATACATCTTGTAACTTAATTTACTCATTTAAAATGAAGAGCTCTGAAAAAGCATACCTCTCCCCAGCATAACCAATGCAAACTGGTGAGAGGTGCGTGATCACTTCAAAATGGCGTCAGTAGCGCGCCAGGagcaaatatcaaaataaaagtctttaaacAATGAACAGTAAAATTAACATACATTACTCAAAGAGAGTCAGAGATaattaatactaaatacaataGAAAGATTTTGGTGAAAAAGCAATGCTTTACATTCAAATTGTATTTACTATAACTCGTTAcatgagcatatcagtgaacacccctgaccactcggtgagtttcacatctttgtaaacgaaagtttaatgcattttaggaaggattgttccagtgcaccattaaacccattgtaaaggtaggagctgaaacacaaacacccaaaaattctctgggcagccgcatatgtcgaaatttcagtcaaaaccgttctatttcatcataaacaatctgaaaacaggcctttaagtgtaaaataccgaacttgtcctttaattttgtttaacggaaaacaccaccatttttaaatatatatcgTTTTAAAtccgtgcacttcatctttgcacagcgtTTCGTGAATGTGTTCCActtaaaaatcgccacgttttattttgtgccaccatacttactcatgtaactactcatgtaacagtctttaaatagggaaaacatggaagtgtttggtggcttctaaaaaAACGAGAATGTTGTGAAACAGTGCATGCACAAAATAAACATGCACAAAatcacatacactgtaaaatgaaAAACGTTGGAtcaattaaaaaattacttcaattggtaacacctaaaaaatttaatttttcaacttacaatttTTCTATTGTCTCACTTTTGTTTCACTATTTAAATTAATTCTTGTACGTGCTACCACTTGAAGTAATTTCCAATATATAATATGGGAAATATttcaatatataatatataaataagttGATCCAACCTTttgctttttacagtgtatgagtCCAATGGGCAAATTATCACACAGAGCTAACACTAATTCAAACCAATGAAAGATCACTGTGAGTTTTATTATCTTTTGCAGACAATATCCAGAAACAAATTAACAttatcaacttaattttttgtactttggaaaataataaaaacgtAACCATGTCAAATGTAAATTGGCCTGTGTTCTCCAGCAGTCTCTTTTTGTCCTCATCAATTTCTTCAGATTCTAGTCTTTTAAACTAGTTTACTGAACAACTCAGCTGATGGTTTGGTTTTTCTGTTGTTTGACAGTGCTTTCCAGTACTCTccttttattattttcatataTTATTACATCAAGCTACAAATAAACCTCAACTAGATCATATCTCCTTTTGTCCTTCAAAATGTCTTATCCTCATCCGTTctgtcattttcattttttcagcAGTTGATGTTTACTGGTTTTTACCTCTTggactgcactgtaaaaaatgactgtagaaattacagtgttaatgggtattactggcaactagctgccagtaacttactgtagattttacatttatgttatttactggcaacattttgttcaaagttaaatgaacatgaaacattttttgactttatcttctacagtaagttactggcaaccagctgcaaaattacagcaaattttttagagtgtgtgttCTCCAGCAGACCTCACTAAGTGACACTGAATCTGTCTTTTAGGGCTGTActtaataattgtattttgtttaATCATTTCAACAACACTTACCGGTCCTTGAAGCAAATTCCTCCTTTTCCCCCCATGCATTGTTGATCTGTGAAAGTAAAGGATCTTTAAGTTAAGTAGGCTAAGGACTGAGTGTAAATATTGAGAGATGTTACTGATTGTAGAGACTGCTCTTTAGAGCAGGGTTTGACTGTAATTGTCCTTGCTTTTTATGGGGCGAGCAGACCAAATGtgaattcaacaatttgcgcgagtagattacaaacaaagtcaatgcaaagacgcaaatagatgCAAACTTGCGCGGGGTGATACAAATGACACAAGCTGGGCGGCGCAATTGCGATTCGccttaaaggaacatgcccagattttgggaatttagcttattcaccgtatcccccagagttagataagtccatacatacctttctcatctatgtgcgtgctgtaactcagTCTGAcacagcccccgctagcttagcttagcacaaagactgcaagtgaatggctccagctagcaaactgctcccaataattgacaaaataacgcaaacattttcctatttatgtgttgtggtttgtatagtcacaacatgtacaaataaaaaggtcatatgagacacagcgatcttttaacagtatacatactgggaacgatattctcagaagacgaagcactgctacttgggcggagtaaTTTGCTTGCCGCACCGGTGAAaccccctggtgaggagcagagagttcggtcaaagttgtgcaaatcactccgcccaagtaacAGTGCTTcatcttctgagaatatagttcccagtatggtATCACCCCCCACCCCCACAATAACTGCATAGGtccactggaacaatcctttctaagttgcattaaactttcgtttacaaagatgtgaaactcactgagtggtcaggggcGCCCACCGATACGCCCACACAAAAaccgctgcaaaagatgctttccaacagctgttttagcattcattgttaacttgtggacctattttccaaacgcctcacactcgtatattcttccgttgagagcttgaataatagacactccagcccagttggtggcaataatccgcctttgccagttgcaagaatacaaacaactccATTTCCGTTTCAgtggcggagtaataccgtacctcacagcacatctaatacaagtcaatggagttggacaaaaactacaataaaacctgttggaaagcatctttggcagcgatttttgtgtacACATGTGTTTAATTCTGTTTTGtagaacatgttttttttttgcctgtttttgcctttattaaCAGTGAatgaggagaggacaggaaagtacaggggggagagaggggtatgggatcggcaaatgaccacgagccggaaaatcgaactcgggtcgccgaaagtgTGAAAAAGCACCACATGTTGGAACGTTACCCAATACACCATCTGCTCTGACTTGTAGAACATGTTTGGGTTAGTTGGAGAACACACACTGCATAACTATTTATTAATGAGCCTGGGATTAACCTTGGTCTTAATGTTGAAACTTGGCTTAATGTAAGTTTCCATAACGCTGCTTGTTAAATACCTGCTCTCTTACCCCTTTCACAACTTTGTCGATAGCATCATGATTCTTCTGACACTCCAGTAATCCTGTATCCTCATAGAACAGACAGTCCACTATCAGTATATCCATCCTCTTAACACATCTGCTGCTGTCTGGTACAGTTTTCTCTGGGTCAAACGTGTGATGTAGCACCACTAGAACATTCAGCTTACGTgctgttcaaaaaataaaagaaaaatgaaagaCAAATTTGCTGGATGCCTTGAATGTACCATCTAGATCAGAAGTAAAGTTAGAAACTATTatgttattgaaaataatgtgctGATAATCAAACAACCTGTAGAGTCTTTAAATCTTTTCAGTGCTGCTTCAATATCAGTTCCAGCTCGGGAAACAATGGGACAGAAAACCATAAAAATGTCACTTTCATCCATGGCACGAACTTCCTTCAGATCCTGAATTTGGTTTTTCAGAGTGTCAATAAATTTCCGGTGAGAGTTATTTGTTTTTCCAGCCAAAAATGAGTACAGTTTGactgaaaattaaataaatgaaataaataaaaatacattaccCAAATGATGATGTTATTACTTCcactattttatatatatatatatatatatatatatatatatatatatatatatatatatatatatatatatatatatatatatatatatatatataaataaataatgcgtCCAGTTATAAATTACACATAATTGATGAATGTTTTAGTCCCTTTTTTCCGAGTAATCTTTTAACTTTCATGTATTACATTGAGCTATGAATAAATGTCAACTAGACACTTTCTTTGTCCTTTAACATTTCTTACCTATATCTCTCATCTGTCTGGTCTTCATCAGTGTATGCAGTTGATGTTTACTGGTTTCCAGCTCTTGGACTGGGATCTCTGGGACTGGGAGTATTTCCAACCCTGTGTCTTTCTCCTCTAGCTGATTCTCTTCAATGTTGGTCCTCTGTTGTTTTTCTATTTGTTTTAGATTTTTCTGTTAGTTGTTTTCTTTAGCATTTGTAAGTTTGATTTACAGTTCTTtgaattgtttgttttcttttcaaactgaatgtgaaaTAACAGCCTATTCTCACTGTTAATACGTGGTATTAATATGTAACTTTCAAAAGCACAGAACatacttttttgtatgtttaaatagatgctgaaCAGGTGGAGAGTGAATCAACTCCAGGGTAAGGCTAAGGAGGATTCacacaaaacatgtttttttttaattccacTTCGCattataatttttgtttataaacagAAGCTAGATTGATGTGATTGCACTCATCTTTGCAGCGCTTTAAATGCAGAACAGTGGACGAGTCAGAAAAGGCCTGGAGGTGAGGTAAGCGTTGCAGGTTTTCTTTCAGGCATCCTCGCATTTTGTGCCCCACTTAAAAACAATTCACTAGTCTTCTCAAATTTAAGACATAAAAATATGATCTGTCCCTACATAATCAAACTTAAAATGCAAAaccaaattaatttttttccccaaaacctCCAAGGTGCCACCTGCCATGATGTGTTGGCCATGTAGCAACAACCTACACCTCCAAGCATAATTGCTCcccatacatttaaaaaagaatcaGCTTTAGGTTCAAAAACTAATGTTACATTTAACTTAAAGCAGGCATAGTGTATGAGTGATTTGGCAAGGCAaccaataataataaatagccATTGCCTTACCTAATGTAGCAAAATCCTGCGTACGGTAATTGGCCACCCCAATTGCCCACCCCAGACTCCATCAGACTCGTCAGATATTAATTCTTTACTAGTAGCCTACTTCTACTGTAGCAGTTTTCTTAAACCAAAACTGATATTTTACAGTgctttgatttatttatatttaattttgtgggAGTAACCACTCTACCGTGACGTAGTTACTGTATTGGAGTAAATAGTAGGCGCAAACTTATAGTGACGTGCGGTGGTTGGCAGATGTTGGTCCATGTTTTGAAGCTGtgtatgtaatataatatatttataaagtttataaatatgaataaacaCTGCAACAGCTTCTTGCTTAGTTCAAAAGCCATTTTCTATTATCAATGTACATGTATTAAgagtgaccccgaatagtcgaagattcgagGCATtaataggagaagcctgattcaacgaccaatctcacagtcgaatcgtcgcagataTGTTATGAAACCAGGATCATTCAATTTCTGGAGCTGAATGTTTTTGTTAACCCCCTCCCCCGAATCTTTTCAGATTTGTAAAATAACTTCATCCAGTACGCTAGGTGGCAGCATTTAGCTTTAAACGCTGCAGTCCCCCACTCCAGTATAAACGAATGAGAGACTGAAGTTGAAACAacggccctgtcccaaatggcacactccggacttgtggtcctcctcagagtccacactttgatggcatcacgtagtccagactttagggacccttgatgagAGTTcgcgtgggtgcaccggagtcgtattttgggacagactcgagcatcacaccgAAAATAgatagagaagttgcccgtcagtgtgaactcctcccatccgtTGTCTGATTGCCCTTtcacaaggacttctgggttggtaaagtgcgcaaagcctgctgcagtgcgggcttcgctgaagaccgcatcaagggagcaaaggaggcgctgatgagcacaattcaaagcgtaaaaatgacagatgggacaccctacggactcgtagactaagtgagaacgcgcaatttaaggccacgagaccgaaagtcccaatgaagtgcgccatttgggacagggccacgACGGTGTGTAAATTTATTTGCTGAATCTACCCACAGTAAATGCATTTttcaaattgttcatttttacgGTGCCTTCGTTATTACTGTGAAAGTGTATATTTAAAGTTATGTAATATAATAAAGTTATGTGTAAATACTGTTAAATCGCGTCAACTGATATATTATCGGCTAAATGTTAGCGCTCTGATCTAAGTTTGTCTGCTCTGATGCAGCTGAACAATGTTGTTGGTATATTTAGTATATTTAATCAGAGTGAATTAAAGCTTTGAACAAAAAGCTTTGCTCATAGCAATTATCCTTTTTTGTAGATGGATATACACGTTTAACAAACACAATTTAACAAACCTCTATTCTTACCTCTATTCCTCATCTGTTCGGTCAGTGTCTCCAGTTGATGTTTACTGGTTTCCAGCTCTTGGACTGTGTTCTGGACTGTGATCTCTTTCT
The sequence above is drawn from the Misgurnus anguillicaudatus chromosome 22, ASM2758022v2, whole genome shotgun sequence genome and encodes:
- the LOC141349174 gene encoding uncharacterized protein, with the translated sequence MSEKEITVQNTVQELETSKHQLETLTEQMRNREKQQRTNIEENQLEEKDTGLEILPVPEIPVQELETSKHQLHTLMKTRQMRDIVKLYSFLAGKTNNSHRKFIDTLKNQIQDLKEVRAMDESDIFMVFCPIVSRAGTDIEAALKRFKDSTARKLNVLVVLHHTFDPEKTVPDSSRCVKRMDILIVDCLFYEDTGLLECQKNHDAIDKVVKGINNAWGEKEEFASRTDLSLQEKDEHHEKRHQEPGMALGEKRPLERKKLRT